One window of the Desulforegulaceae bacterium genome contains the following:
- a CDS encoding PaaI family thioesterase, with protein MKSKINTHKLINEKLCGTPVLCTKNQAKVELKLTKEMAADEKGLIHGGFIFGLADYAAMLCVNHPLVVLSASSSKFLKPLKIGDLIIADAVVLKTDKNKIFVKVNVYSKDLLVFTGEFTTIIPKQHVLD; from the coding sequence TTGAAATCAAAGATTAATACTCACAAACTAATTAACGAAAAACTTTGCGGAACTCCTGTTTTATGTACAAAAAACCAAGCCAAGGTAGAATTAAAACTTACCAAAGAAATGGCAGCGGATGAAAAAGGACTTATTCACGGAGGATTTATTTTTGGGCTTGCTGATTATGCTGCAATGCTATGTGTTAATCATCCCCTTGTAGTACTTTCAGCATCCTCATCTAAGTTTTTAAAGCCGCTTAAAATAGGAGACCTTATCATTGCAGATGCTGTAGTCTTAAAAACCGACAAAAATAAAATCTTTGTCAAAGTAAATGTTTATTCTAAAGATTTGCTTGTATTTACAGGAGAATTCACAACTATAATCCCAAAACAACATGTGCTTGATTAA